From Echinicola jeungdonensis, the proteins below share one genomic window:
- a CDS encoding lycopene cyclase domain-containing protein: MNKVKMDQYYYLLLILLTLMFPLAWSFESKIQYYKKWFALFPAIFITTFFFIGWDQWFTYLEVWSFNEQYLIGKQWGNLPLEECLFFVVIPFSTLFIYEVMRYYWPRDPFRNWVKEITWTLALLLIVIAVFNWDKLYTRVNFLTCAIILMGHYLMFKKKHLGLFFVFYLIHLIPFLLVNGALTGAFSVEPVVIYNPKEVLGIRVFTIPIEDFVYSMGLMLMNISFYEGIKTWKLFPIRLVK; this comes from the coding sequence TTGAATAAAGTAAAAATGGACCAATACTATTATTTACTGCTTATCCTATTGACGCTCATGTTTCCATTAGCCTGGTCATTTGAGTCCAAAATCCAATATTATAAAAAATGGTTTGCACTTTTCCCTGCCATTTTCATCACTACGTTTTTCTTTATTGGATGGGATCAATGGTTTACCTATTTGGAAGTATGGTCATTTAATGAGCAGTACCTTATAGGTAAACAATGGGGGAATTTGCCTTTGGAAGAATGTTTGTTTTTTGTGGTGATTCCCTTTTCGACCTTATTTATCTATGAAGTGATGCGGTATTATTGGCCAAGGGATCCATTCAGGAATTGGGTTAAAGAAATCACTTGGACTTTGGCTTTGCTCCTTATTGTAATAGCAGTTTTCAATTGGGACAAGTTATACACAAGGGTCAATTTTCTTACCTGCGCAATAATTTTGATGGGGCATTATTTAATGTTTAAGAAAAAGCATTTGGGCCTTTTCTTTGTTTTTTACCTGATTCATCTGATTCCCTTTTTATTGGTAAATGGTGCACTTACAGGGGCTTTTAGCGTTGAACCTGTAGTAATATACAATCCAAAAGAAGTTCTGGGCATCCGGGTCTTTACCATTCCTATTGAGGATTTTGTCTATTCTATGGGTTTGATGCTTATGAATATTTCTTTCTATGAAGGAATAAAAACCTGGAAACTATTTCCCATCAGATTGGTTAAGTAA